Genomic window (Aquimarina sp. BL5):
TTAATCCAGATGCGATCAAAAGCCTGAGCCTTACAGAAGCTATTGCCTTAGAAGTAGAACGATTTAATAGATTACAATTTATTGAAGCTACGCTAAGCAGTAATACAGAAGTAAGAACCTTAGATGACAAAGCAGAAATTATCATTTTCAGAATATTACAAGAGTTTTTTAGCAATACTATTAAACATTCTAAAGCTTCTAAACTAAATGTAAATGTTCGTTACAGTAAGGATAAATTAATCATCAATGCAAAAGATGACGGAGTAGGTTTTGATAAAAAAGATCTTAAATCCAGACAAAATATTGGTATTGGATTATGCAATATGCAGAATAGAGGAAAATTAATAAATGCAGAAGTTAGTTTGGATTCTGCTAAAGGAAAAGGTACCGCCATAACCTTAACATATCATTATAAAAAAATGGTTACAGAAGAGGAAGTCGATTAACATAATATAAAGTCACCAAAAGGCTATTCACACAAAAAATACACTCATGAAGTACTCAGTAGTAATTGTAGAAGATCATATCCTATTATCACAGGCACTTGCAGGATTGGTAAATGGATTTTCTAAATTCAAAATATTGTACCTGTGTAAAAATGGAAGAGAACTACTTACTCGATTAAAAGATCCTAAGAACATTCCGGATATTGTTCTTATGGACATCAATATGCCTATTATGAACGGTATTGAGACTACGATCGCTCTCAAAGAAGAATATCCGCAAGTAAATGTTCTAGCCCTTTCTGTAGAAGAAGATGAAAAAACCATTCTTAAAATGCTTCGAGCGGGTGCCAAAGGATATTTACTGAAAGACACCGAAAAGAGTATTCTAGAAAATGCACTGGTAGAAGTACAAGAAACCGGTTTCTATCACACTAAAGATGTTACTAATTTATTATTAGGTTCACTCAACCCTAAAAAAGAAAACAAAGTACAATTAAAAGAGCGTGAAATGGAATTCATTAAACATGCTTGCACGGAAAAAACATATAAAGAAATAGCAAGTGATATGTGTCTTAGCCCCAAAACCATAGAAGGGTATAGAGATTCTATATTTGAAAAATTACATCTAAAAAATAGAACTGGACTTGTAATTTACGCCATAAAGAATAAAATTTTTATTCCTTAACATAGCATAGTGATTATATAACTACTTTAAAAAATAATTCCTTCATAAAGTAATAAATCGATTTTGGCGCGTTTATTGATAAGTTGCATAAAACAGTTTTGAAACATATTTTTTGGATAAACTTTCAAAACTAATATGAATAAGATCCCTCACTCAATGCGGGATTAGTTCAACTATCTTTTTTTTAATCTTTTGCTTTTAGCGAATTTTATAAAAAAGTTTCACTAAACTAACCATCGATTACCTACAGAAGTACGCTGTATTTTGTTTATTTTTGTGAGTATAAGAACATTGACATTTTTATGCTAAAGCAACAATTAAATTTTAAACTTTCTCAAAAACTTTCTCCTCAGCAAATTCAGTTGATGAAGCTAATTCAGCTTCCTACACAAGCATTTGAACAGCGTTTAAAGCAAGAAATGGAGGAAAACCCCGCATTAGATAGCGGCAAGGAAAAAGCTGATGAGTTTGAGGATGCTTTTGGTGATGAAAATTCCAGTGAAGATGATTACGGAACAGAAAAAATAGAAACAGACATCAATGTTGATGAATATCTTAGTGATGACGAAATACCTAGTTATCGTTTAAGCTCTAATAATTATAGTGCTGATGATGAAGAAAAAAATGTTCCTTATGCATCTGGAACATCATTCCACCAACATTTGGTAAATCAATTGAACACCTATCGATTTGACGAAGAAGAGCGAGAAATTGCAGAGTTTCTTGTTGGAAGTATTGACGAAAGTGGTTATATCAGAAGATCTTTAGCAGATATTCTAGATGATCTCGCTTTTACACAAAATGTATACACCACTGAGGAGAAAATAGAAAGCATCCTGAAAATAGTACACCAACTAGATCCAGCGGGTGTTGGCGCCAGAAATCTTCAAGAATGCCTATTGATTCAATTAGAAAGAAAGGAAATCACTATACCAATTAAATTGGCATCAATGATCTTAGACAAGTCTTTTGATCATTTTAGTAAAAAGCATTATGATAAGCTTTTAACTAAATTCGACATTACAGAAGATTTATTAAAAGAAGCAATTGAAGAAATTGAGCATCTTAACCCAAAACCGGGCGGAGCTTATGCCGGTAATAATAAACTTATAGAACACGTAGTTCCTGATTTCACTATCAGAATTGTGGAAGGAGAACTAGAACTTACATTAAATGGCCGTAACGCTCCGGAATTACACGTTTCCAGAGAGTATAACAATATGCTACAAGGCTATAAAGCTAGTAAGGAAAAATCTAAATCACAAAAGGATGCAGTAATGTTTATCAAGCAAAAATTAGATGCTGCCAAATGGTTCATTGAAGCTGTTAAACAAAGACAACAAACACTTTTTTTAACAATGAGTGCAATAATGCACTATCAAAAAAGTTATTTCTTAAGTGGAGACGAGCGTAATCTAAAACCTATGATCCTTAAAGATATCGCGGATGAGATTGATATGGATGTTAGTACGGTTTCTAGAGTAGCAAATAGTAAGTATGTAGATACTCCTTATGGAACGAAACTGATCAAAGAATTTTTCTCTGAATCTATGACTAACGATCAAGGAGAAGAAGTTTCTACAAGAGAAATAAAAAAAATACTGGAAATTACGATAGGGGAAGAAGACAAGAAAAAACCTCTTACAGACGAGAAGTTAGCAAAAATCCTAAAAGAAAAAGGATACCCTATAGCCAGAAGAACTGTAGCCAAGTACAGGGAGCAATTGGATATTTCGGTTGCCAGGCTACGAAAAAAGATTTAATGAACTTTTTACTAAAAAGCATTTCATATATTTTTCACCCCTTATTGATGCCCATAGCTGGCTCGGTAACTTATTTTGTTACTGCCCCTAGATTTATTCCGGAAAATATTATTCAAGCAAAAATTCTAGGCTTAATAGTTGTTACCATACTTATCCCAATAGTTCTCTACTTTTTTCTTAGGACTACTGGTATTATCACTTCTATTCATTTAGAAGATGTAAAGCAACGAAAAATCCCTTTATTGTTGCAGTCATTATTATTGCTTTTAGTGATTAAAATGATTATCGACGCATATAATTACCCCGAACTGTATTTTTTCTTTCTCGGAGCTTTATTATCATCTTTAAGTGCCATTTTTATGGTGTTTTTTGGTATAAAGGCAAGCCTACATATGATCGGAACAGGAGCCGTTACCATGTTTACAATTGCATTAAGCATACATTTCGAAATAAATCTTATTTTATTTATTGCTGCCATGATTATAGCTAATGGTCTAGTGGCTACATCGAGATTGCATTTTAAGGCGCATACTAACCTAGAACTTACACTTGGTTTTTTGATAGGTGTTATCCCTCAACTTACTCTAGTTAATTTCTGGCTATAGGATATAAAACATCAATCCAATTTTAGCAACATTAAGACCAACTTCTTCCGTGCCAATAAGCGCATTGTTGTTAAATAAAGGATTTAAACTATAATAAAAGTGAAAATTAAAAGTGTTCCATCCGAAGGTAAAAGTAGCTCCCACTCTCCAACGGTTTAATTCATCAATTTTTGTTTGCCCTACTTGATTCCCAGGTTGTTCAAAATTAGAATTAAAATAATACAAATACCCAACTCTTAATCCCGTGTAGATTCTCCAAAACTTATGAGTATCTGGCACAGAAGTTCTCCACCTAAATTCTAATGGAGCTTCAACCAGATGTGTTGTAAACCTGTTTCTATCAAAATCTATTCCTTCAAGGCTACTAAAAATACTCTGTCCAGTTTCCTCATTTTCTCCTATAAATAGATTCTGACCGTAGGTATTAATCGAATAGCCTAAACCTAATCCGATAGCTATATTACGTCTTTTATTAATAGGCATATCTCTAGTATAACCTAAATGAAATCCTCCAGAAAATCCAGATTGACCAACATCAGGTGGCGTATTCCAAAGTAAATTAAAGGTAAGACCAACATAGAATTGATCCTCTCTGTAAAGAGAGTCTAATGCTTTTTTCTTTTGTGGACCTAGATCATCTGAAGCTGTTTCTTGACCAAAACCATGACAAGCCAAGAGAAAAAGGCTTAAAAACAAAAGCAATCGCTTCATTTGGCTAACATTTCTTAACATCCATTCCATAGAGGTTACTAAAATAAATCTATTTATTTAGAAAACAGAAGTACTTTCTAAAAAACAACAAGAATTAAGAACCCCGTGAAAGATCACGGGATTATACGGAGGTAACTTAAAAACAAATTATTGTAGATTATTTGATGCTTGCCCCCTTTTTGTGATATAATTAATCTTAAGCATATGTACAGCTCTCAATTCCTTTTTTACATCTCCTACAAGCCCCATTTTCGTATCCTTATCCACCTTTATTGCCGTTGTTAAAAACGGTCGCAGTTCTTCAGGCTTAGATTTTATCTCTTCCAAAACAAAAGATCTAACCTCATGAATTGATGCAAACTTATCGTTAAGCTGAATTTTTGCTTCTGTTCCTACATTTTTATATCTCGAACTAGGTTTACCAGCATAAATATGTATCACCATATTTTTTCTCTCTAACTTTTCAATCTGATCCGCATATGGTAATTCATTTTTAACAATGAGCGTATCATTTCGCATTACTGTAGCAACCATAAAGAAAAACAGTAGCATAAAAACAATATCTGGTAAAGATGCTGTTGAAATTGCAGGTAACTCAGTTTTTGGCTTTTTTTTAAATATTGACATCACGAATAGTTTTTAAGTTATTATAATTCTGCAGTTACAGGTTCTGCTTCTGAAAGTTTCTCTGGGTACATAGATTGAATTTCTTTTATCCGTTCCCGAAGTTTCGTTTTATCACCAGAGTGATTAACATCTTTAAGCTGAGCTTTCATTTCTGTAAAAGACACACCATATATCCTGACAGCCTCTCTATTTCGTAATTCATTATAAGCGCTTATAAGCTCATTCTGAACAGCGATATATGCCTCATAATTTGTTTCTCGACTATTAATCAGTGATATTATCGCCTTATTGGGATTGTCCGAAGATTTTGGATCCCGTGTGCCTTTGCAATAACCACAGTATTCTGTTGCTACTCCTCCTCCATTATCTAAAAAAGCGATAGCAGCCGCTTTTAACTGTTCCAATCGTAAAGGTTTCTTCTCAACAAACAATTCATTGACTTGATTTAACTCTACCCTAAATAGGTTCTTTTCTTTAACAAATGCATCAGGTTTGATTTCTTCTGGAAGCGGAGGTAATCTCCTACTTATTCCATAGTCTGTTTCAATGGTAGTGCTTACTAAAAAAAAGATGAGTAATAAAAAAGCGATATCCGCCATGGATCCCGCATTCACTTCTGGTGCTAATCTTCTAGCCATAATAATACATATTTAGTTAATAATTACTTACTAAATCACACACTGTGAACCTAAAGTGATATTATTTGGAAGAATAAAGGAATTCTAATTCACCTACTATTTTATAGAAGTTTTGATTTATACAACTTAGAGCAGCTATTATCAAAACTAGGTTATCATAGAATTACAACTGTATTATTTCTATTATTCAATATCACTGGCTTGGAAGGTTAGATATTGATCGGATTAACAGATCACAGTTACAAAAAGTAGCAACAATTGTTATGCCAGTATAACACTTATGTGAAAATGAAGATTAAATACTTAAAAAAAATAACATTGCTGAATCTATTATAGCTCTTGTAACTATTATTATTTAATCTAAGACTATTACCTAAAAGATCATTCATATAAAATAATTCAACAATTTATGGCATAAAAAAATCCCGCTTATCAGCGGGATTTTTCAATATATTAAAATCTTTAACTTTTACTGAATATTACCAGTAGCATCACCTTGTCTTGTGGTGTAGTTAATTTTTAGCGCTTGAACTTCTCTCAATTCTTTTTTAATATCGCCAACAAGACCCATATTGGTATCAGTATCAACCTTTAGGGCGGTAATAAGAAATGGTACTTCTTCCTCTCTCTTAGCAGCTCTTTCTGCTAATACAAAAGGTTTAATATCACTTACCTCAGCAAACTTATCATTTAACTGAATTCTCGCTTGTGTACCTGCACTTGCTGCATATCTAGAACTAGGTTTTCCAGCATAAATATACATTACCAAGTTTTTCTTATCAAGCTTTTCCGTCTGATCAGCTTGAGGAAGTCTATTCTCTATCTTTAAGTTATTCTCCCTCATCACTGTTGCAACCATAAAGAAAAACAGTAACATAAATACGATATCAGGTAAAGACGCTGTTGAAATAGCGGGTAATTCACCACCCTTTTTCTTTTTAAACTTAGACATAATTACGTTTTTATGTTATACTTATTTCTTTGGTTCTGCTTCAGAAAGTTTTTCTGGATACATTAACTGTATTTGTTTTATCTGATCCTTAAGTCGATCCTTACTACCAGAGTAGTTTACATCCTTAAGCTCAGTTTCCATTTGAGTAAATGTCTTTCCGTAAAGCCTTTGTGATTCTCGATCTCGTAATTCATTATAAGCAGCAACTAATTCGTTTTGTACCGCTATATAGGTACCATAACTAGTCTCTCTATTGTTACGTAGAGATATTACCGCTTTTTCTGGATTATCCGAAGAAGTAGGATCTTTAGCTCCCTTGCAATAACTACAAGCTTCATCACCATTTCCTCCTCCATTATCTAAGAAAGCAACAGCTGCAGCACGTAAATCCTTTAACTCCATAGGAGCTTCTTCTACTAAAAGGTCATTATTTTTGTTCAATTCTACTACAAAAATATTTTTTTGTTTTAGAATTGGAGGCTCTACTGTTTCATCCAAAGGCGGTGGTAACTTACGACTAATACCTCTATCTGTATCAATGGTTGTAGTAACCAGAAAGAATATAAGAAGTAAAAATGCAATGTCCGCCATAGATCCTGCGTTCACCTCAGGTGCTGATCTTCTTGCCATAATTATTTACCTATTAATTTTTTAACACCTGATAATCCCATCAGGCCAACAGCAATAGCTGCCAAAAAGTAGAAAGCATAAATACCAGCTCCTACCAATTTAGATCCACTTTCAGAAAGTACTTCTCCATCTTTCATTGGAGTTTCAACACCTTCTGCCATTGCATATCCTATACCGATAACGATTAAGAAAGCAACAATCCCAATACCAGCATTTTTTAGACCAGCAGGATTTTTAGCTAAAGCTGAAAAAACAGCAATTAATGTCGCTATTATAATAACAACAAAAATAACCAATGTAAGATTGTACATAGGACTCACCAATGAAGTAGCTTCTGCAAAAGCCGATGAAGATGTATCTTTCACCAAATCTTTCGCTTCTGTAATACCATAGTTATCCATAAGTGTGGTAAAATTACCGTTCATTAAGAACAATAATATCGCACCTATAGCACCTATAGCTAGTACAACGTATGATAAAATTTTTGAAATTTTCATGTGACTAATTTTTATTGGGCTGTAATAATTCAACAACCCTATTTTTAATAATAAATGTTCTAATATCCTATGAAGATTTTATTATCTTAAATAAAATCTAAACAGTCATTTATTATTTCTTGTTTTTGTAAGCTACTAACATATCGATTAAAGTAATCGATGCATCTTCCATATCATTTACTATACTATCAATCTTAGCGATAATGTAGTTATAGAATACTTGTAATATAATTGCAACAATAAGTCCAAATACTGTAGTAAGAAGTGCTACTTTAATACCTCCTGCTACAAGTGATGGTTGCATATCTCCTGCTGCTTCAATTTTATCAAATGCATCAATCATACCGATTACCGTACCCATAAACCCAAGCATTGGTGCAAGAGCGATAAATAAAGATACCCAAGATACATTCTTCTCTAATTGTCCCATTTGAACACCACCGTAAGCAACTACTGCTTTTTCTGCAGCATCAATACTTTCGTCAGCTCTATCAAGACCTTGATAGTATATAGATGCAACTGGACCTTTTGTATTTCTACAAACTTCTTTTGCTGCTTCTACTCCACCACTATTAAGAGCATCCTCTACATTTTGTTGTAGTTTCTTACTGTTTGTAGTGGATAAATTTAAAAAGATAATTCTTTCGATTGCTATCGCAAGACCAAGAATCAAACATAAAAGAACGATTCCCATAAAGCTAGGACCTCCTTCTATAAAACGTTTTTTAAGGTTTTGGTGAAAGGATTCCTCTGCTGCAGGTTCCTCTTCAGCCTGAATAGTTGTTGTTATTGGAGCAATTAATAATTGCACGTTTGCCGTTAACTGGGCTGGAGCAGTGGCTGCTTGCATATTTCCAAAAGCCATTACTGTTGCGATTGCCAGAATAGAAAATAGTCTTTTCATTGCGCTGATTCTTAATTTTAATTAGTTAAAGGGTTAAAGATAAAAAAATATTACAAAATCTATTAAAAATTTAATAATAATGCAGAGAGGAAGGGATTCGAACCCTCGATACGCTTTTGACGTATACACACTTTCCAGGCGTGCGCCTTCGACCACTCGGCCACCTCTCTAGTAAAAAATTTGCCCAAAAAATGGTTGAGCAAATAACAAAAAAAATGTTAACTACTAAAATTTGGGGCGTTAATTTTCTGACATTTCACCTCGTAATGAAGTTTCATAAATGGTTTTGAGCACTTTAAGAGGTAACTTTTCTCCTAATAAATACATCAATTTAGCCACAGCTGCCTCTGTTGTTATATCTTTTCCTGATATAACACCTGCTTTTTTTAATGCAACACTTGTATCATACTTACCCATTTCTACACTTCCTCCTGCACATTGTGTTACATTTATTACAGGTATTCCTTTTTTAATTGCATCAGAAATAATATCCAAAAACCATGATTTGGTTGTAGTATTTCCTGATCCATAGGTCTCAATAATTATACCTTTTATCGTTTCCGAAGAAAAAATACTCCTTAAAATCATTTCATTTATTCCCGGGAACATTTTAATAATTACAATATCATTATCAAAATGCGTATGATATACCATTTTTTTTCTACGATTTGAAACTTGTAAAAAAGAGGTATTTACTTTAAGATGAACTCCAGATTCAACCAAAGTTGGATAATTAAGTGATTGAAACGCTTTAAAATGCTCTGCATTTATCTTTGTAGTTCTATTAGCTCTAAGCAGTTTATATTCAAAATACAACCCAACTTCTGTAATTACTGGCTTTCCTTTTTTTTGTAAAGCTGCAATCTGCACTGCAGTTATCAAATTCTCCTTAGCATCTGTTCTTAGATCACCAATTGGCAACTGAGATCCTGTAAAAATAATAGGCTTACCTAAATTTTCGAACATAAAACTGATAGCTGATGCCGTATAAGACATCGTATCACTACCATGCAATACTACAAAACCGTCATACTTTTCGTAATTAGAATTAATGACACCTCCTAGTTCTTTCCAGCGTTCGACATCCATATCGGAAGAATCTATGGGTTCTTTAAAACTTACGGTCTCTATATTGCAGTCCAATTGTTTTAGCTCCGGAATATTGAGCAATAATTCATTAAAATCAAAAGCTATTAAAGCCCCTGTTTCGAAATTTTTGACCATACCTATCGTACCTCCTGTATAGATCAATAATATATTTGGTGAAGTCTTCATCGCAACCATACATTTATTGGTCTCACAAATGAACAAAATTTATATTAGAATCTGAGACCTATATTCCGAATATATGTTTGGAATTTTCTGTTGTAATTTGGGCAATTTCTTCTGGAGACTTTTCATAAACCTCTGACAACTTTTCTACTACCTGAATCAAATAAGAACTCTCATTTCTCTTACCGCGATATGGAACGGGCGCTAAATAAGGAGCATCTGTCTCAAGAACAATGTTTTCCAAAGAAAACTCATTTAGAAATTTGTCTATCTTACCATTTTTAAACGTAACAACTCCTCCAATACCTAATTTCATGTTATATCCAATAGCTCGTCGAGCATCGTCAATTGTACCTGTAAAGCAATGAAATATCCCAAACAGATCTTCTCCTTTTTCTGACTCTAATACCTCGAACACTTCTTCAAAAGCATCACGACAATGAATTACAATAGGTAGTTTGTATTTTTTAGCTAATTGAATCTGATATCTAAACGATTCTTGTTGTTGTTTTAGAAATGTTTTATCCCAGTATAAATCCACCCCGATCTCTCCTACTGCATAGAATTTTTTATCGCTATCTTCATTTAATCGTTTTGCCAACTCTTCTTCCACATGCTGGAGCTCTTCTTTGTAATTCTCTTTTACATGCGTAGGATGTAGTCCCATCATTAGAAATACATTGTTTGGATATTTGCTTTCAATATCATACATAGATTGCGTATACCCAGAATCAATGGCAGGAACAAAAAAACGTTCTACTCCAACAGAAATAGCTCTCTGCATCATTTTATCCTGGTCTTCTTCAAAAGATTCGCTGTATATATGCGTGTGTGTATCGGTAAGTATCATGCCACAAAAATAACCAAATTTAACTTTCGCCAATGCCTCTTTTAATATAATAAACAACAACATTTTAATTCAATTTTCAGTCTGTTATTAATAACTTTTGTTAGAGTTCAAAATAAATCAGGGTAACATTTTATTCAGTTAAGACATTAACTAATACTGTCTATTTGATGCAATGACTAATAGTAAAACTGAAAAGCAAACTTTATTATCATATAATATCAATTTTAAAGGAGAAAGTCGAAAATCCTAATTAACAATAGAGTAGACATATTCTTAAACTATTTTAAAAATGAAAAATTTATTAAACCTAAATGGGACCAAAGTAATCAGCAGAGATCAGCAAAAAAGTATAACAGGCGGAATGCCACCTCAGAACTGCAGTACAGATAGCGATTGCGCTAGTTTTGGTAGTTGTTTTGTTTGCTTACCTATTGGTAGCTGTTTTATGTTTTTCAACAGTCCTTGTGGTGATTCCAACCCATAATAATATATAACTAAAAAACCCTGATTTCTCAGGGTTTTTACTTTTATAAATGTATTCTAAATAAAAACACATTCAATTAACACTAATAATTCTCTCTACAGGAATAATGGTCGATTGCTTTAGAATTACTGATTTATCAGTTATTCCCCAAATAGTTGTTTCTACTTTTTTAGCACCTTCATCATCTGCAAAAACTATTTTGACCTTTAGATGTTCTAAATTACCCAAACTCAATCCTCTTACCAATTTACGGTATCGATCACGTTTAGATCTCTTATCACTTAGAACTTCCTTATGCGGAAAATGCAGGTGTTTAATTTGTTCTTTTTCTATCGATTGTATGTGATCATTTATCCCCATGACTTATGCTCTTTAAATTATTAAGGAAGTATCATTGTAACTCACTAAAAGTTACATAATACAACGCTTTTATTAAAGAAATTATTGTTAATTAACAATTTAAAAATCAGTAGTTTATAGAAAATTTAAAGTTTTTTTAGCAATTTTTGTGCTTGCTGATAATCCTCAGCTTCTTGTGGCAATAATTTTAATAACTTAGCACATCTACCTATATTTTTCTGCTTCAATTGATTCAGAGCCTCAAACCAGATAGCTTTGTATTTATAGACAGATGTTCCTTCTTGCAGTTTCTCGAAGATCCCGGACGCCTTATCATATTTATCCTGTTCCACCAAAGTGATTCCTAAATAAAAAAGATATTCTGAATTGGAGTTATCATTTTTTAATAACTCGGAAAGATATTTCTCCGCTTCC
Coding sequences:
- a CDS encoding biopolymer transporter ExbD; this translates as MSIFKKKPKTELPAISTASLPDIVFMLLFFFMVATVMRNDTLIVKNELPYADQIEKLERKNMVIHIYAGKPSSRYKNVGTEAKIQLNDKFASIHEVRSFVLEEIKSKPEELRPFLTTAIKVDKDTKMGLVGDVKKELRAVHMLKINYITKRGQASNNLQ
- a CDS encoding response regulator transcription factor — translated: MKYSVVIVEDHILLSQALAGLVNGFSKFKILYLCKNGRELLTRLKDPKNIPDIVLMDINMPIMNGIETTIALKEEYPQVNVLALSVEEDEKTILKMLRAGAKGYLLKDTEKSILENALVEVQETGFYHTKDVTNLLLGSLNPKKENKVQLKEREMEFIKHACTEKTYKEIASDMCLSPKTIEGYRDSIFEKLHLKNRTGLVIYAIKNKIFIP
- a CDS encoding phosphoethanolamine transferase domain-containing protein; this encodes MKISKILSYVVLAIGAIGAILLFLMNGNFTTLMDNYGITEAKDLVKDTSSSAFAEATSLVSPMYNLTLVIFVVIIIATLIAVFSALAKNPAGLKNAGIGIVAFLIVIGIGYAMAEGVETPMKDGEVLSESGSKLVGAGIYAFYFLAAIAVGLMGLSGVKKLIGK
- a CDS encoding TatD family hydrolase; protein product: MILTDTHTHIYSESFEEDQDKMMQRAISVGVERFFVPAIDSGYTQSMYDIESKYPNNVFLMMGLHPTHVKENYKEELQHVEEELAKRLNEDSDKKFYAVGEIGVDLYWDKTFLKQQQESFRYQIQLAKKYKLPIVIHCRDAFEEVFEVLESEKGEDLFGIFHCFTGTIDDARRAIGYNMKLGIGGVVTFKNGKIDKFLNEFSLENIVLETDAPYLAPVPYRGKRNESSYLIQVVEKLSEVYEKSPEEIAQITTENSKHIFGI
- a CDS encoding porin family protein, with protein sequence MKRLLLFLSLFLLACHGFGQETASDDLGPQKKKALDSLYREDQFYVGLTFNLLWNTPPDVGQSGFSGGFHLGYTRDMPINKRRNIAIGLGLGYSINTYGQNLFIGENEETGQSIFSSLEGIDFDRNRFTTHLVEAPLEFRWRTSVPDTHKFWRIYTGLRVGYLYYFNSNFEQPGNQVGQTKIDELNRWRVGATFTFGWNTFNFHFYYSLNPLFNNNALIGTEEVGLNVAKIGLMFYIL
- a CDS encoding asparaginase; the protein is MKTSPNILLIYTGGTIGMVKNFETGALIAFDFNELLLNIPELKQLDCNIETVSFKEPIDSSDMDVERWKELGGVINSNYEKYDGFVVLHGSDTMSYTASAISFMFENLGKPIIFTGSQLPIGDLRTDAKENLITAVQIAALQKKGKPVITEVGLYFEYKLLRANRTTKINAEHFKAFQSLNYPTLVESGVHLKVNTSFLQVSNRRKKMVYHTHFDNDIVIIKMFPGINEMILRSIFSSETIKGIIIETYGSGNTTTKSWFLDIISDAIKKGIPVINVTQCAGGSVEMGKYDTSVALKKAGVISGKDITTEAAVAKLMYLLGEKLPLKVLKTIYETSLRGEMSEN
- the rpoN gene encoding RNA polymerase factor sigma-54; its protein translation is MLKQQLNFKLSQKLSPQQIQLMKLIQLPTQAFEQRLKQEMEENPALDSGKEKADEFEDAFGDENSSEDDYGTEKIETDINVDEYLSDDEIPSYRLSSNNYSADDEEKNVPYASGTSFHQHLVNQLNTYRFDEEEREIAEFLVGSIDESGYIRRSLADILDDLAFTQNVYTTEEKIESILKIVHQLDPAGVGARNLQECLLIQLERKEITIPIKLASMILDKSFDHFSKKHYDKLLTKFDITEDLLKEAIEEIEHLNPKPGGAYAGNNKLIEHVVPDFTIRIVEGELELTLNGRNAPELHVSREYNNMLQGYKASKEKSKSQKDAVMFIKQKLDAAKWFIEAVKQRQQTLFLTMSAIMHYQKSYFLSGDERNLKPMILKDIADEIDMDVSTVSRVANSKYVDTPYGTKLIKEFFSESMTNDQGEEVSTREIKKILEITIGEEDKKKPLTDEKLAKILKEKGYPIARRTVAKYREQLDISVARLRKKI
- a CDS encoding biopolymer transporter ExbD; translation: MSKFKKKKGGELPAISTASLPDIVFMLLFFFMVATVMRENNLKIENRLPQADQTEKLDKKNLVMYIYAGKPSSRYAASAGTQARIQLNDKFAEVSDIKPFVLAERAAKREEEVPFLITALKVDTDTNMGLVGDIKKELREVQALKINYTTRQGDATGNIQ
- a CDS encoding biopolymer transporter ExbD; protein product: MARRLAPEVNAGSMADIAFLLLIFFLVSTTIETDYGISRRLPPLPEEIKPDAFVKEKNLFRVELNQVNELFVEKKPLRLEQLKAAAIAFLDNGGGVATEYCGYCKGTRDPKSSDNPNKAIISLINSRETNYEAYIAVQNELISAYNELRNREAVRIYGVSFTEMKAQLKDVNHSGDKTKLRERIKEIQSMYPEKLSEAEPVTAEL
- a CDS encoding MotA/TolQ/ExbB proton channel family protein, coding for MKRLFSILAIATVMAFGNMQAATAPAQLTANVQLLIAPITTTIQAEEEPAAEESFHQNLKKRFIEGGPSFMGIVLLCLILGLAIAIERIIFLNLSTTNSKKLQQNVEDALNSGGVEAAKEVCRNTKGPVASIYYQGLDRADESIDAAEKAVVAYGGVQMGQLEKNVSWVSLFIALAPMLGFMGTVIGMIDAFDKIEAAGDMQPSLVAGGIKVALLTTVFGLIVAIILQVFYNYIIAKIDSIVNDMEDASITLIDMLVAYKNKK
- a CDS encoding biopolymer transporter ExbD; amino-acid sequence: MARRSAPEVNAGSMADIAFLLLIFFLVTTTIDTDRGISRKLPPPLDETVEPPILKQKNIFVVELNKNNDLLVEEAPMELKDLRAAAVAFLDNGGGNGDEACSYCKGAKDPTSSDNPEKAVISLRNNRETSYGTYIAVQNELVAAYNELRDRESQRLYGKTFTQMETELKDVNYSGSKDRLKDQIKQIQLMYPEKLSEAEPKK
- a CDS encoding sensor histidine kinase; this translates as MERQETAILIATVVLIILVILIITLFWVFQRRKNSLLLQQKEAEKKFERAIAETQIEIREETLRNISWELHDNIGQLLTLAKIQVDVAKEDPKKLPEVTETITKSLTELRALSKLINPDAIKSLSLTEAIALEVERFNRLQFIEATLSSNTEVRTLDDKAEIIIFRILQEFFSNTIKHSKASKLNVNVRYSKDKLIINAKDDGVGFDKKDLKSRQNIGIGLCNMQNRGKLINAEVSLDSAKGKGTAITLTYHYKKMVTEEEVD